The nucleotide window CGTGGTGGAGTTCGACCCCGTCGTGGTGCGGATGGCCGAGGAGTTTTTCGCGTATCAGGCGCCGCCTCAGCACCATGTCTATGCCCGCGATGCTCGGGTGTTTCTGAACGGCACGAAGGAGGTTTACGATCTGATCTGGGTGGATGCGTTCGCCCGCCATATGATTCCCTTCCACTTGACCACCAAGGAATTTTTCGCGGCGCTACGCGCGCATCTGAAACCCAACGGGGTACTGGCAGTGAATCTGGCCTCCTCAGGAGAGGGAGGGGATGTTCTCAGAGCCAGCGCGGTGGTACAGACCATGAGAGAGTCATTTCCAACGATCCAGACCTATGCGGTCAAAGGTCCATGGCCGTCACTGAAGAAGGCTGAGAATCTCATTTTTTTCGCCGGTCTGCCTATCGAGAGTCAGACCGCGGAGAATTTGGCGGCCAAAGTCGCAGCCATGGTTGAGCACCAACGCCTCCCTACGGAATCAGTCGCTCTCCTGAGCACCCGTCGCTCCGAGCCCTGGGGGCCGGGAGTAATCCTCACGGACGATTATGCGCCGTATGACCTCCTGATCGGTTCGAACGTCCAAGAGAGTCGCGTTGAGTGAACAACCAATTAAAACCTTGAATCTAGGGCGGTTGCCCTGTTGATACACCACTCGGTCTCCCTGGTCGTGGTCTCGTCAGACTACTTGATTAACGTTCTTGCTTCCCTTTTCCCCCCTATGATATAAGGAGCCCTCCTTGAGAGCGATATGACGATAAGATTCAATCAAAGTACGCAGTTGAGTGGTCGTCGGACCGGTCAAGGCTACCTGATCCGAGCGGTAGTTATTTACCAACCTAATCACATCTCTTCTTATTTTTAAGGAGGTAGGTCATGGGCAAGACGATGTTCGGGGTCTTCTTCGGCCTCGTGATGGTTATTGCTGGGGCGTCGGCGGCGTTGGCGCACCAGGCGGGCGGAGTCGAAGTCGGTGACTGGGAAACCGGTTCCGTGGTCGGTCAGCCGTTCAAAGAATTGGACGTGGACGCAGAACTCTATTCAGTCGCAATCGGAAACATGAAGACCTGGTATCCCCCGACGACCGTGATCGACTTCAAAGTGCGGCCGGGACGTCCGGTCCTGCTCAAGGTCACGAACAACGATACCACGGAGCACGGGTTCCAATTGACCGATACGACGACGCAGGCTGCGCCGACCGCGGTGAATGCCAAGCTCGTCCTGAAGCCTGGGGAGACGAAATACATTGGCATCCCCACCAGCGATCTGTTTTATGCCACGATGGGGAATACCCTCGGCTATCGGTGCCACCTTCATCCGGCTCACGTCGGTGGCAAGCTCGTCATGATCAAGTAGTCCACGTCATACCGTCGGTAAAATGACAACGTCCCCGCCGCTGGAAAGCGGCGGGGACGTTGTGTTTCAACGCTGCTCTTCCGCGGTTCAAGCCTCTTCTTCAGCCTTACATTCCGCGCCGGGTTCAATGGGGATGTTCTGTACGCCTTTGAGTTCTCCCGCCACGATCAGGAGCAGGAAATGATCCAAGTGGGGCTCCATGCTGCGCCGTTCCGTCACAATCGTATGGACGTCCACGATCATTTCATCTCCGTCCCACTGAGTCTCGTTAATGACCCAATAGTGAGTTGTCGCCTCGGGGAATTGACGGGCGACGAATTTCTCGATGATCACTCCGACATCACCGGTGCTCGCCTGGGAATGGGATGGCAGAGCGAGAAGTCCGAGCAGCGCGATCAGCACAAGCAATTGACGTCCCATGATTTACCTCCATGGGATAGGGCGGGAATGAAGCCTCCTCCTCAGGAGGGGCACGTGAACCTCTCTCCTCAGGATTTTACTGCGTGGCACGAGGGAAGTCCACGAATTGTGGTGGGTTGTCGTTTAGGAGAGGCATTGAAAGGCCCCGCGACTCGGTAAGCCACGGGGCCCAGGATTCAGTGATCGGTAGCAAAAGATGACTAGTTGCGCACTCCGCTCCAGACCTTCGCCGGGTCGATCGTCTTGTCCGGATTCAGCGTCTTCGCCTTTTCGAGCAACACATCCGTTCCTTCCGGATAGGCTGGATCGGAGATACAGCAATTGTCGACTGGGCAGACCGCGGCGCATTGGGGTTCATCGAAATGTCCGACACATTCGGTGCACCGGTCGTGGGTGATCACGTAAATATTGTCGCCGACTCCCTGGCCGTCTCCTACATGGTTTCCCTTCGTTTCCGCATCGCTACGGGTTTCGAAGATTGCCTCGTTCGGACACTCAGGTAGGCAAGCTCCACAGGAAATACATTCATCAGTAATCAACAGTGCCATGACCCTCGCCTCCTTCTCGCCTCGGTGAAACAGCAAACAAACACAATTGACAAGCCCGCCACACCACGACATAGTGGCACGACAGCTGTGGCGCATTCTATTCTGTCGCTCTTTTCCAAGTCAACAGAACGGAGTCGGTTAGAAGGCCTAGATACGGTAATATGATGGGCCTTTGGGCCCAGTTACCTCGAAAAGGACAAAAGGACAACGGCACTCAGCGTTACCATGCCCGCACCTCAGCCGATCGACCGAGCACAATGGAAAACGCGGATCATCACGCTCGCGCTGTTGGCGATTCTGCTCATGAGTCTCTCGACCTTTCTGATGCAGCGTGAGGACACGAAGACGATCATCGTGACCTTTCCAACCGGAACAGAGTTGGAGGCCGAGGTGGCGGATACACCCGAAAAGCTGCTCTTCGGCTTGGCCTTCCAAGAGGCATTGCCCCCGAATGGAGGAATGATCTATATCTTTGAGCAAGCGGGAGCGCATCGGGTGACCACAAAGGAGTACCGATTCTCCGTCGATTTGATCTGGATCGATGAACGGCATCAGGTCGTCCAACTGCTGGAAAAGGTCGAACCCTGTCGGAAGGATCCCTGCCCTTGGTACGGCCCTCCGCCTGTGGCGGTCCGCTATTTGATCCAAGCAGAAGCCGGTTTCATCAAGGAGAAGGGTGTCGCGGTTGGGGATGAGTTGAAGTACACACTCCGCATGTAATGTTAGGAAATGTGCGGGCGGCGTTGCTCTGACCGATCGGGGCGACTGCTTCACAGCCGGGGAGATGAGGCCGTGACCATGGAAGGATTTCAGCCGGTCGGCTCCGTCGAGGATATTCCGCCGGGGCGATCCAAGGTCGTGAACATCAACAATCGTGCAATCGCCCTGTTCAATGTCGAAGGGCAGTACTTCGCCATCTATAACATTTGTCCGCACGAAGGTGGGCCGTTGAACGAAGGGCGCGTGAAAGGATTTGTCGTATCCTGTCCTTGGCATGACCTGGCCTTCGACATTCGAAACGGGCAGGGAACCGACGGGGGCGGCTATTGCGTCGGCAGCTACGAAGTCCGGGTGCTGGAGGGAGAGATTTTCGTCGGCCCCCGTCGCAAGACGTGACTCTGACCGAAGAACCGTCTCCGTTCACGGATGTGAGAGGGCAGTATCGCGCATGACGACGAGTCAAGATGAGGGGAGCGGCCAAGCGAACGCGGGTGTCAAGGCGATTCTGGCCGTCGTCGGCCGGCCGATCACCATTCATTTATGGGAAGATCGAACGCGTGGAGAGCAGTGGGTACCCACTTACGACGCCGCGGCGCTCGCGTTGCTCGGGGATGACTATCTCCGCATCGCCGGAAACAACGCAGTGGACAACGGGACAAGAACGTTCGAGTTTCAACCGATCAAGCCCGGCAACGTGCAAATCGTCTTCGAAAAGCGCATGGGATGGAAATTCACCGCGGAAGACCGGCGGGTGTTTTCCGTCATGATAGCCGGTGCCGAGCCACGGCGGGATTTCTGACCGTGCCGGAGGTGGCCTTTCTGAACGGACGATTCCTCCCCCTTGCCGACGCCGTGGTACCGATCGAGGATCGAGGATTTCAGTTCGGCGACGGAGTGTATGAAGTCATCCGCACCTATCGCGGCCGGCCGTTCGAAGCGGAGGCGCATCTCTCGCGCCTTGATCGGAGCGCCCAGGCGATTCAGCTGCAACAGCCGTATCCCCATGCCAGATGGTCGCAACTCATTCTGGAGGGAATCGAGCGGGCCGCCTATCGGGACAGCAAGATTTATCTGCAGATTACTCGAGGCGCGGCTCCGCGCGATCACGGCTACACCGCCGACCTCGTTCCCACCGTCGTGATGACGGTCCGTGAGTTGCAGCCGCTCGCCGAGTCTGTGAAGAGTCGCGGCGTGGCCGCGATGACGATGGACGATCTGCGTTGGGGGCGCTGTGATATCAAGAGCCTCAATCTCCTGGCCAACGTGCTCGCGCGCCAGCAGGCCAAGCAGGCAGGGATGTTCGAAACGATTCTGCTCAAAGACGGCCTTGTGACGGAAGGGGCCGTCAGCAATGTTGTTCTCGTTCGCGACGGATCGCTGGTCACGGCGCCGGAAGGACCGCGAATCCTTTCGGGGGTGACCAGAGAAGTGGTGCTGCGACTCGCTCGCGCCCGTGGCATTTCCGTCCATGAACGCTATCCCGCTCAGGCGGACCTGTTCGCTGCGGAGGAGGTCTTCCTGACCGGTACCACGGTCGAGGTTCTGGGAGTCGTCGAAATTGACGGCCAGGCGATCGGCTCCGGCCGGCCGGGCCCTGTGACCGGTCGAATCGCCGGGTGGTTTTCAGAGCAAACCGCCTGACCGTCCCCTTGCTTTGGCCAGGGTGACATGGTAAGGTGCTGCCGCGTAAAGTGGGCTCAGGCCCACTTTTTTGTTTGATCTGGTAGATAAACCAGCGAGAGAAACGGGGCTGAAGGAGTTGGTGAAAGAGTCCCGACCCGTCGTCGAACGCATCACAGAAGCGATCTCTCCCATCCTCTGGACGTTAGGGCTTGAACTCGTGGATGTCCTCTGTGTGGGGCAGGGGTCGCGGTCGGTGATCAGGGTGTTCATCGATAAGCCTGGGGGCGTGACCCTGAGCGATTGCGAGCGGGCTCACGTCGTGCTCGGGCCGGCGCTGGACGTCGCGGATCCGTTTCCCCACGCCTATACGCTCGAAGTGTCCTCTCCGGGCCTGGACAGACCATTCAAACGGATCCAGGACTATCGGCGGGCTATCGGGAAGGGGATCAGTCTCAAGCTCAAGGAACCTTGTGCCGGACAGTGGCGCATCGTCGGACGACTGACCGATGTGACCGAGCAGGTGGTGACGATCGCGGTTGCCGATCCACCTCCCGAGAGAATTCTGAACCTTGACCTCGAATCGATTGTGGAGGCCAAACTGGTAGTCACGTGGTAAGCGTTGGCGGATACAGCGGGGAGAGCGAGCGATGAATCGAGAACTCATTTCGGTGATCGACGAGATCGGGCGTCAAAAGGGCATCGACAAAACGAAAGTGATCGGCGCCATCGAAGCGGCACTGCAGACTGCAGCAAAAAAGCGATTCGGGCAGGCCGAGAATATTCAAGTCGAGATCGATGCCAAAACCGGCGAGATCTCAGTCGTCTCCAAGAAGATCATCGTCGATGCAGTGACGAATCCCAAGGCCGAGATTTCGCTCAAGGAAGCGAGGCAGTACGACAGCGAAGCGGAGGTGGGGGACGAGATCGGTTCGTTGATCGAAATGGACGAACTGGGACGCATTGCTGCCCAGACTGCGAAGCAGGTCATATTCCAGAAGGTCCGCGAGGCGGAATGGGAAGCAGTCCAAAAGGAGTACTCGACCAGACAGGGCGATCTGGTCAACGGCATCATCCTCGGAATGGAGCGCCGCAACTATCTGGTCGATCTCGGCAAGACCGAGGCGGTGCTCCCGATCCAAGAGCAAATCCCCCGAGAAACTTATCGTCGGGGTGATCGGGTCAAAGCTATGTTGCTGGAAGTTCGGCGGACCCCGAAAGACGTTCAGGTCATCCTCACCCGCAGCCACCCGCAGTTCGTCTCGAAGCTGTTCGAATTGGAAGTACCCGAGGTCATGGAAAAGATCGTGGAGATCAAGGCGGTGGTGCGCGAGCCGGGCGATCGGACCAAGATCGCCGTGACGTCACGGGAGAAGGCGGTTGATCCGGTCGGCGCGTGCGTCGGCATCAAGGGCTCGCGGGTCCAGGCCGTGGTCAGAGAACTGCGGGGCGAGAAAATCGACATCATCACCTGGACGATGGATCCGCGGGTGTTCATCGCCGAAGCGCTGAATCCGGCCACCATCGAAAAGGTCGGTGTGGATGAGGAGAAGAAATCCGCCCTGGTCGTCGTGGCCGATTCCCAGTTGTCCCTGGCGATCGGTAAGAACGGACAGAACGTCCGTCTGGCCGCCCGGCTGACCGGCTGGAAAATCGACATCATCAGCGCCACGGAGTATGAGAAGGAAAAGGCGGAGCGGGATCGAGAAATCAAGGCGGCGCTGGCGGAGGAGGCTGAAGCGCAGCGGCAACAGGAAGAGGCTCGACAACAGGAGAAAGCCCAGGCCGAGGCCGGAGAATAAGGCTGTAGTACCGAGACCGGGAATGAGCTGGGCGTAAGATCGATATGCGCGTCTACGAATTGGCGAAACAGCTTGGGATGGAGAATCGGGACCTGATTCCTGAACTCAAGCGAATGGGGATTGCGGTGGCCTCGCACAGCAGCGCGTTGGAGGACGAGGCCGTCCACAAGGCGTTGGAGAAACTGGGGCCCAAACATAAGTTCTCCACGAAGGAAGCAGAGGGAGGCCGAGGCGACCGCCACCGCGACACCGATCATCAGTCGGTGAGCGGGAGGGCCGGCGGAGCGCCTGTAGAGGAAGCGGCCAAGCCGGATAAGCGCCGCATTCTCATCAAGCGAAAAAAGACTGACGATGCGCCGGCCGAGGAAGCGTTCGTGCCGGTCATCGCCGTTCCTTCCTCCGGGACGGTATCGGAGTCGACGCTCCCGCCGCCCGCCACGCCTTCCCATCTTGAAGGTTCTCCTGTATCCCTCCCCGAGCCGCAGCCTGTGAGCGGAGCAGCCCCGCAGGTCCCGGCGTCTCTCCAGGGACAGACGGTTCAGGCCAAGCCCCTGGTCCCGGTTGGCGACGCGGTCACAGGCAAGAAGAAAGCGTTGGAGGAACTCCAGGCTGAAGGCCTCAAGGATAAGTTGAAGAAGGCCAGGAAGCCGGGACGCCCGAGAGAAGAAGACGACGTGCGGGTGCGGGAGGATGCCGCGCGGTGGCAGGATCTTCGCGCCATTCCCGTTCAGCGGCGTGAGGATCGGGCTCGTCACGTTCACCACAGCGCACCTGGAGAGATTACGAAGCCGCGCAAGAAGAGCGTGAAACTCTCGCCAGGGACCACGGTCAAGGACTTTGCCGAGTTGATCGGACAACGACCGGCGGACATTGTGCGCAAGCTCATGGACATGGGGCAAATGCTGACCTTCAATCAGCCCATGAATACCGACGTCGCGCTCATGATCGCCGAGGAAAGCGGCATCAGGGTGGATATTTCGGTCGAAAAGGCGGGAGAAGAATTGCTGGAAGATCTCGTTTCAACCGAGGGTGAGGGACGTCCGGAGCCGAGGCCGCCGGTGGTGACCATCATGGGTCATGTGGATCACGGGAAGACCTCGTTGCTTGACGCGATTCGCGAAACCAAGGTGGCGGAGGGTGAAGCCGGCGGGATCACTCAGCACATCGGGGCCTACACGGTGACCGTGCGCGGGAGGCTGGTGACCTTTCTGGACACTCCCGGACACGAAGCGTTTACCGCCATGCGCGCGCGTGGCGCCAAAGTGACCGACATCGTCATCCTCGTGGTGGCGGCCGACGATGGGGTTATGCCGCAAACCATCGAGGCCATCCACCATGCCAAGGCCGCGGGTGTCCCGCTCATTGTCGCGATGAATAAGATCGACAAGCCGACCGCCAATCCGGATCGTGTACGAAACGCGTTGTCCGAGCACGGCCTCATTTCCGAGGCCTGGGGCGGAGACACTATCATGGTGGAAGTGTCTGCCAAGCAGAAGACGGGTCTCGATCAGCTGTTGGAAATGATCCTGCTCCAGGCCGAGATCTTGGAACTGAAGGCGGATCCGCACGTGTTGGCGAAGGGCGCCGTAGTCGAGGCCAAGCTTGAGCGGGGTCGTGGGCCGGTCGCCACCGTTCTGATACAGAACGGCACGTTGCACGTCGGCGATGTTTTCGTTGTGGGCTCCTTCAGCGGCAAGGTGCGGGCGTTAATCAGCCATACCGGCGTCAAGGTGGAGGAGGCAGGTCCATCCATCCCTGTCGAAGTAATCGGGTTGCCCGGGGTTCCCTCCGCCGGTGATGTCTTTCAAGCCGTTAAGGATGAACGGGTGGCGCGCGAGATCGCCGAGGATCGTGCGCGCAAGCAGCGGGCCGCCGAATTGGCGGGCTCGGGGAAGGTATCGCTCAACGATCTCTTCGCCAAGATTCAGGAAGGATCGGTCAAGGAATTGGCCTTGGTTATCAAAGCGGACGTCCAAGGGTCGTCCGAAGCGCTGGCTGCGGCCATTGAAAAACTCCCCACCGAGCTCGTGAAGCTGCGCGTCATTCATAACGGCGTCGGCGGCATCACCGAATCCGACGTCCTGTTGGCCGCGGCTTCGAATGCCATCATCATCGGGTTCAACATTAGGCCGGAGACCAAAGCGTCCGTGTTGGCCGAAAAGGAAGGCGTCGACATCCGACTCTATACCATCATTTACGAGGCCTTGGCCGACATCAAGGCCGCGATGGAAGGTCTGCTGGAGCCGACACTCAAGGAGCGCATCCTGGGGCGCGCCGAAGTGCGTCAGGTCTTCACAGTTTCCAAAGCCGGAACGATCGGCGGGTCGTACGTGGTGGATGGCACGATCACGCGGGCCAGCGCCGGCGTCCGTGTCATCCGTGACAATGTGGTGGTTTATCAGGGAAAGTTGGGATCGCTCCGCCGGTTCAAGGACGATGTGCGTGAAGTGCAGCAGGGGTACGAGTGCGGTATCGGAGTCGAGAATTTCAACGATATCAAGGCCGGAGATATTATCGAGGCCTACGCGATCGATAAGATCGCGGTCAAACTCTGAGCCGCAAGCCGCCGCCGCGGATATGATCGTCGGGATTTGCACGGTTGAGCTGTTCATTTCAGATTCCCGGTCCTTGAAAGATAAGCGTCGGGTGCTTCTACGCCTGAAGGATCGCCTGCACGGGCAGTTCAATCTATCCGTGGCGGAGGTCGACGGACAGGATCTCTGGCAGAAGACCGTCTTGGGTTTGGCGTGTGTGACGAACGAGGGACGACACGCCAATCAGGTCTTGGATCAGGCGTTGAATTTGATCCAGAACGATCCGGCGGTGGAGCTCATTCAGTCCAAGGTGGAGTTGTTGTAGAGACGGGTAAAAGACGATGACGAGGCCGAAGAGCGAATACAGCCGGGCAGACCGCGTGGCCGACCAGATCCGCATGGAGGTGGCCGATATTCTAATGCGGAAGATCAAGGATCCGCGTGTGAAGTCGGTGACCGTGACGGATGTGGAACTCACAAGCGACCTGCGCATCGCCCGTGTTTTCGTGACGGCGCTGGGGTCCGACGAAGAAACCAGAGAGGTTTTTACCGGCCTGGCAAGCGTGGCCGGCTTTGTGCGTGGTGAATTGGGGCGCCGGCTGACGCTTCGATATCTTCCGGAGATCATTTTTGTGAAGGATGTGAGCGGGCCCAGAGGCGACCGCGTCTTGCGATTGCTTGACGAATTGCACGGACGAGATCCACAGGAACACGATTCATCGACCACGACCAATTCCTAGATGATGACGAATGTGGCGCAGAGTACCCTGGACGGTGTCCTGACCGTCAACAAGGAAGCCGGCTGGACGTCGCATGACGTGGTGGCCAAGATCCGACACGTTCTCGGGGGAGCCAAGGTTGGGCATGCGGGGACGCTGGACCCCGCCGCGACGGGGGTGTTGCCTGTCCTGATCGGTCGAGGAACGCGTATCGCCGAGTATCTTGTCGAGTGGGACAAAGAGTATCGCGCGGTGCTTCGCCTCGGTGAAACCACCGACACAGAGGATGCGACCGGTACCCTCGTGACTCGAGGGCGCACGGATCACGTGACGCCAACCGCCATTGAAGAGGTCGTGGTCCAGTTTCGGGGCGCCATCCAACAGGTGCCTCCGATGTATTCCGCCGTCAAGGTCGCAGGAGTCCCGTTGTACAAGTCGGCCCGTGCAGGAAGGACGGTTGCGAGGCAGGCGAGAACCGTCACGATTCACTCGCTCGACGTTCTCGAAATCGACGGACAGAATGTGACCCTTCGCGTCGTGTGTTCCAAGGGCACCTACGTGAGGACATTGTGCGCGGATATCGGAGCGGCGTTGGAAACCGGCGGGCATCTGCTGTCGCTGGAGCGCCGGCGTGTCGGACCGCTCACGTTAGATCAGGCTTCGACGGTTGACGAGGTGGCTTCTCGTTATGCGCTCGGCGATCTGGGAGAGACCGTCGTTTCCCTTGATCAGGCGCTCAGAGAGTTTCAGGCTGTGGTGGTGGACGGCCCGGCGGCTGAACGTGTGCGGCACGGGGCGCCGGTTCTGTTGAGGCACATTCGGGATTTGCCGGATTGTCGGCACGAGGTTGCGGCGTTGAGCAGACCGGTTCGTATCCATGACGTGGGGGGGCGGCTCCTAGCGATCGGGAAGTATCTCGTGCGGGGTGAGACGGTGCTGGCCGTCGAAAAACTGTTGATTGACCAAAACTAAGCAAGACGTAAGGAGAGAGAGGAGATTCATCCATGGCATTGTTGAAGGAAGCCAAGACCGAGTTGATCAGGCAGTATCGCCAGCATGACGGGGATTCGGGTTCGCCGGAGGTGCAGATCGCTGTGCTGACAAACCGGATCGGTTATCTGACGGAGCATTTCAAGCTGCACAAGAAGGACCATCATTCTCGGCGCGGCCTGCTTCAACTCGTCGGGCGCCGTCGCCGGCTCCTGGACTATCTCAGGGACGTGGACGAGGCTCGGTATCGGGCCGTCATCGACCGGCTGGGCATCAGAAAATAGTCGCGCGCACCAGCCTCAGACCAGTCGCACAGGTGAACACTGACATGGGCTCCGCTCGGACGGTGTTCGGAAATGCATGCTCAACGGCGAGTAGGAACGCTACTTTCCAGGATCATGTGCCTTCGAACTTTCCGCGTCGATTCCGAGTCCATCTCTGTGGGCATCTGTGGGGCACAACCATAAGGAGACCATAGATGGTACATGCAGTCGAACTCGACATTGCCGGCAGGACGTTGCGGCTCGAAACCGGACGGGTCGCCAAGCAGGCTGATGGCTCGATCTGGGCGTCGTACGGAGACACCGTGGTTTTGGCCACGGCGGTTGCGTCGCAGAACGCCAAGCCGGGGGTGGATTTTCTCCCCCTCACCGTCGACTATCAGGAAAAGGCCTATGCAGCCGGGAAGATCCCCGGGGGCTATTTCAAGCGTGAGGGGCGGCCGTCGGAGAAGGAAGTTCTGACGAGCCGATTGATCGATCGGCCGCTGCGTCCGCTGTTTCCAGAGGGGTATTATTTTGAGACCCAGGTGATCGCCTCGGTGTTGTCGGCGGATAAGACCGGCTCATCCGACGTCATCGGCATCACAGCGGCTTCCGCTGCATTGACCGTGTCGAACATCCCTTTCCTCGGGCCGGTCGCCGGCGTCAAAATCGGCCGTGTCAACGGGCAGTTCGTGGTCAATCCCGATCTGGAAACGCTCGAGCAAAGCGAATTGCATCTGGTCGTCGCGGGCACGGCCGAGGCCGTGATGATGGTCGAAGCCGGCGCCAACGAATTGCCGGAAACGACGATGTTGGCGGCGATCGAACTGGCCCATGCCGAGATCAAGAAGATCGTGGCGAAGATCAACGAGCTTCGGGTGCTGTCGGGCGACAAGTCGAAGCGTCCCGTGGTGACGGAGACGATCGATCCGGGTCTCGCGGGACAGGTCAAGGCGTTGGTCGCGCAGGGAATTCGCGACGCGATCATGATCCCGAACAAGACGGCGCGGCAGGAACGGTTGGATCTGATTCTAAAGGACGCGATCGAGAAACTGAAAAACCCGGATGACCCCAATCGCGAACGACACGTGAAGATCATATTCCATGGATTGGAATACACGGAAGTGCGGAACATGATTCTCGAGAAGGGGTCACGAGCCGATGGCCGCGGCCCCGGCGATATCCGCCCGATCACATGTGAAGTGGGAGTACTGCCCCGTACCCATGGGTCGGCGCTGTTTACCAGAGGCGAGACCCAAAGCCTCGCCGTCATCACGCTGGGCACCACGGACGATGAACAGCGCATTGACGCGCTCGAGGGCGAATATACCAGGACGTTCATGCTCCATTACAATTTCCCGCCATTCAGCGTCGGGGAGGCGAGGCCGTTGCGATCGCCAGGCCGGCGGGAAGTCGGCCATGGAGCTCTCGCTGAAAGGGCTCTCAAGCCGGTCATCCCCGGCAAAGACGTGTTCCCCTATACCTTACGTATTGTCTCCGACATTCTTGAATCGAACGGATCCTCCTCTATGGCGACCGTCTGCGGCGGCACGCTCGGCATGATGGACGCCGGGGTGCCGATCAAGGAGCCGGTGGCCGGTATCGCCATGGGACTCATCAAGGAAGACGACCGTGTGATGATACTGTCCGACATTCTCGGGCTGGAAGATCACCTGGGCGATATGGATTTCAAGGTGTGCGGTACCAGGCACGGCGTGACCGCGCTTCAGATGGACATCAAGATCGGCGGTATTACACCCTCCTTGATGCACCAGGCATTGGAGCAGGCCAAGACGGGACGGTTGCACATCCTGAACTGCATGCTCAAGGCGATCGGAGCCCCGCGACAGAACATGTCCGCGTTTGCCCCGCGCATCTTCACGATGAAAGTGAAGCAGGACAAGATTCGGGAAGTCATCGGCCCGGGCGGGAAGACCATCCGCGGCATCCAAG belongs to Nitrospira sp. and includes:
- a CDS encoding 4Fe-4S dicluster domain-containing protein, which codes for MALLITDECISCGACLPECPNEAIFETRSDAETKGNHVGDGQGVGDNIYVITHDRCTECVGHFDEPQCAAVCPVDNCCISDPAYPEGTDVLLEKAKTLNPDKTIDPAKVWSGVRN
- a CDS encoding DUF192 domain-containing protein — its product is MPAPQPIDRAQWKTRIITLALLAILLMSLSTFLMQREDTKTIIVTFPTGTELEAEVADTPEKLLFGLAFQEALPPNGGMIYIFEQAGAHRVTTKEYRFSVDLIWIDERHQVVQLLEKVEPCRKDPCPWYGPPPVAVRYLIQAEAGFIKEKGVAVGDELKYTLRM
- a CDS encoding Rieske 2Fe-2S domain-containing protein; its protein translation is MEGFQPVGSVEDIPPGRSKVVNINNRAIALFNVEGQYFAIYNICPHEGGPLNEGRVKGFVVSCPWHDLAFDIRNGQGTDGGGYCVGSYEVRVLEGEIFVGPRRKT
- a CDS encoding protease inhibitor I42 family protein, with protein sequence MTTSQDEGSGQANAGVKAILAVVGRPITIHLWEDRTRGEQWVPTYDAAALALLGDDYLRIAGNNAVDNGTRTFEFQPIKPGNVQIVFEKRMGWKFTAEDRRVFSVMIAGAEPRRDF
- the dat gene encoding D-amino-acid transaminase, with the translated sequence MPEVAFLNGRFLPLADAVVPIEDRGFQFGDGVYEVIRTYRGRPFEAEAHLSRLDRSAQAIQLQQPYPHARWSQLILEGIERAAYRDSKIYLQITRGAAPRDHGYTADLVPTVVMTVRELQPLAESVKSRGVAAMTMDDLRWGRCDIKSLNLLANVLARQQAKQAGMFETILLKDGLVTEGAVSNVVLVRDGSLVTAPEGPRILSGVTREVVLRLARARGISVHERYPAQADLFAAEEVFLTGTTVEVLGVVEIDGQAIGSGRPGPVTGRIAGWFSEQTA
- a CDS encoding ribosome maturation factor RimP, which encodes MKESRPVVERITEAISPILWTLGLELVDVLCVGQGSRSVIRVFIDKPGGVTLSDCERAHVVLGPALDVADPFPHAYTLEVSSPGLDRPFKRIQDYRRAIGKGISLKLKEPCAGQWRIVGRLTDVTEQVVTIAVADPPPERILNLDLESIVEAKLVVTW
- the nusA gene encoding transcription termination factor NusA; the encoded protein is MNRELISVIDEIGRQKGIDKTKVIGAIEAALQTAAKKRFGQAENIQVEIDAKTGEISVVSKKIIVDAVTNPKAEISLKEARQYDSEAEVGDEIGSLIEMDELGRIAAQTAKQVIFQKVREAEWEAVQKEYSTRQGDLVNGIILGMERRNYLVDLGKTEAVLPIQEQIPRETYRRGDRVKAMLLEVRRTPKDVQVILTRSHPQFVSKLFELEVPEVMEKIVEIKAVVREPGDRTKIAVTSREKAVDPVGACVGIKGSRVQAVVRELRGEKIDIITWTMDPRVFIAEALNPATIEKVGVDEEKKSALVVVADSQLSLAIGKNGQNVRLAARLTGWKIDIISATEYEKEKAERDREIKAALAEEAEAQRQQEEARQQEKAQAEAGE
- the infB gene encoding translation initiation factor IF-2; protein product: MRVYELAKQLGMENRDLIPELKRMGIAVASHSSALEDEAVHKALEKLGPKHKFSTKEAEGGRGDRHRDTDHQSVSGRAGGAPVEEAAKPDKRRILIKRKKTDDAPAEEAFVPVIAVPSSGTVSESTLPPPATPSHLEGSPVSLPEPQPVSGAAPQVPASLQGQTVQAKPLVPVGDAVTGKKKALEELQAEGLKDKLKKARKPGRPREEDDVRVREDAARWQDLRAIPVQRREDRARHVHHSAPGEITKPRKKSVKLSPGTTVKDFAELIGQRPADIVRKLMDMGQMLTFNQPMNTDVALMIAEESGIRVDISVEKAGEELLEDLVSTEGEGRPEPRPPVVTIMGHVDHGKTSLLDAIRETKVAEGEAGGITQHIGAYTVTVRGRLVTFLDTPGHEAFTAMRARGAKVTDIVILVVAADDGVMPQTIEAIHHAKAAGVPLIVAMNKIDKPTANPDRVRNALSEHGLISEAWGGDTIMVEVSAKQKTGLDQLLEMILLQAEILELKADPHVLAKGAVVEAKLERGRGPVATVLIQNGTLHVGDVFVVGSFSGKVRALISHTGVKVEEAGPSIPVEVIGLPGVPSAGDVFQAVKDERVAREIAEDRARKQRAAELAGSGKVSLNDLFAKIQEGSVKELALVIKADVQGSSEALAAAIEKLPTELVKLRVIHNGVGGITESDVLLAAASNAIIIGFNIRPETKASVLAEKEGVDIRLYTIIYEALADIKAAMEGLLEPTLKERILGRAEVRQVFTVSKAGTIGGSYVVDGTITRASAGVRVIRDNVVVYQGKLGSLRRFKDDVREVQQGYECGIGVENFNDIKAGDIIEAYAIDKIAVKL
- a CDS encoding DUF503 domain-containing protein; this encodes MIVGICTVELFISDSRSLKDKRRVLLRLKDRLHGQFNLSVAEVDGQDLWQKTVLGLACVTNEGRHANQVLDQALNLIQNDPAVELIQSKVELL
- the rbfA gene encoding 30S ribosome-binding factor RbfA, with translation MTRPKSEYSRADRVADQIRMEVADILMRKIKDPRVKSVTVTDVELTSDLRIARVFVTALGSDEETREVFTGLASVAGFVRGELGRRLTLRYLPEIIFVKDVSGPRGDRVLRLLDELHGRDPQEHDSSTTTNS